The following are encoded in a window of Rubellicoccus peritrichatus genomic DNA:
- a CDS encoding LamG-like jellyroll fold domain-containing protein yields MSNTNLYTKSAISFLGAILASSIATLNAADIGYWQFEGTSGQAVVTVDSQVNNSSFTSAIVNGFGGAGSTAPTYSSNVVTGPGEVITSGVGGPIVNSNNTTSIQFVQDSSSVGQMLQINDGATGLFEPSGAFTIEAFVIGGNDIFGAVINKEQFATTSSAGFFTDFTSSRVRIWGDGDRTDPIDTNPNGISDGNWHHTAIVYDGAGTVSMYFDYSLLGTLAADPTAGWQANGPLSIAGLTGNVSGSSLFSGLVDELRFSDTALATNEFLVVAIPEPSAYAFFVGAVAIAGSCYMRKKRTR; encoded by the coding sequence ATGAGTAACACTAATCTATATACTAAGAGCGCTATATCTTTTCTTGGCGCAATTTTGGCTTCTTCTATTGCGACCCTGAACGCTGCCGATATCGGTTACTGGCAATTTGAGGGAACTTCTGGTCAGGCAGTTGTGACTGTCGATAGTCAGGTCAACAACTCCAGTTTCACTAGCGCGATTGTTAATGGCTTTGGCGGTGCAGGCTCAACAGCACCAACATACAGCTCCAATGTTGTGACTGGGCCGGGCGAGGTGATTACATCTGGTGTTGGTGGCCCAATTGTTAATTCGAACAACACAACGTCGATACAGTTTGTGCAGGATTCCTCATCGGTTGGTCAAATGCTGCAGATCAACGATGGCGCGACTGGTCTCTTTGAGCCTTCTGGCGCATTTACGATCGAGGCTTTTGTTATCGGCGGCAATGATATCTTTGGCGCCGTAATCAACAAGGAGCAGTTTGCGACTACTTCGTCGGCTGGTTTCTTCACTGATTTCACATCTTCACGCGTGCGCATTTGGGGCGACGGTGATAGGACCGATCCGATTGATACGAACCCCAATGGCATTAGCGATGGCAACTGGCACCATACCGCCATTGTGTATGATGGCGCTGGTACCGTGAGCATGTATTTTGATTACTCATTGTTGGGCACCTTGGCGGCTGATCCTACTGCAGGTTGGCAAGCTAATGGGCCTCTAAGTATTGCAGGCTTAACGGGCAATGTTTCCGGCAGTAGTTTATTTTCTGGCCTTGTTGACGAACTTCGTTTCAGCGACACAGCTCTGGCAACAAATGAATTTCTAGTAGTCGCTATACCTGAGCCATCGGCATACGCCTTCTTTGTCGGGGCAGTTGCCATTGCCGGTTCCTGCTACATGCGTAAAAAGAGGACTAGGTAG
- a CDS encoding alkaline phosphatase D family protein: MSAATTTWDWKDSRERRWLGSDFWTNRLQDWEVREGALHCDARSGMALRTAHIVSYETDLQHGSYWAEVDFASQETETKGLAGLLIGAGAGQLDYRGAALIQGFPGKGGGILCAYNYSKQQLQIIDFSTQPGGKLVSLASKKVAAHSDGILRLKVNVQSVDNLANVTLILTDTAPNTELARVSKKGLRADQVKGLMAMAAQSSRGVQTFRFDRLSLGGEGALHYKDRFFGPVVGTLYSLNETTLKIGVQFAFLGDGKRVPSDPKKLKNTLKWPRLTAVLEMRSQGAPDNFKAIGRPQAVLPPDYYVSYRIEDWDPSQQRELRVRFIDDGEKEYFYPISIDSEPESSLTAGTVSCMGVMGMPALQPGPTPKSGESLVGRWTPANVWAPFTGITDGLLHDDADILFFTGDQLYESEPTWADQSVNPIEDFFYKFFIWHWSFQQITSSRPCILQTDDHDVYQGNIWGGGGYINTSGNYWRGGYLRSLSFVNMVQRVMTAHNPDAIEPMSIETGMTNYYTSFSYGGVDFFVLEDRKFKSNPSQNDVEQQELLGPKQEMHLMEWAQKESPNPVKCVISQTIYASISRKADGTKSTERDTNSWPPGPRSRLIEVLGENGVFVISGDQHLATFARVGVKSPDDGFYQFAAPPAGNHFWRWFYPAEKSPDDVLGEYKDGHGNPFELLAVVNPAPADVTAQGLRAKHIVSEAEYAEGIGLEMRTALGDGYGIIRFDHLKEQLQVEAWSWETRIEHSEPYPGWPITLSYEEL; this comes from the coding sequence ATGTCAGCTGCCACGACGACATGGGATTGGAAAGACTCTCGTGAGCGCCGTTGGCTCGGCTCAGATTTTTGGACAAACCGCTTGCAGGACTGGGAAGTCCGCGAGGGAGCATTGCACTGTGATGCGCGAAGCGGCATGGCTTTGCGAACCGCGCATATTGTATCTTACGAAACTGATCTCCAGCATGGCAGTTACTGGGCTGAAGTAGATTTTGCGAGTCAAGAAACTGAGACCAAAGGACTGGCTGGACTCCTGATCGGTGCTGGCGCGGGGCAACTTGATTACCGAGGGGCAGCTTTGATACAAGGCTTTCCCGGAAAAGGAGGAGGAATCCTTTGCGCATACAACTATAGCAAGCAACAATTACAAATCATTGACTTTTCAACACAGCCAGGGGGCAAACTGGTTAGCTTAGCCAGTAAAAAAGTAGCTGCTCATAGCGATGGTATATTGCGGCTCAAAGTGAATGTTCAAAGTGTTGATAACCTCGCTAATGTGACTTTAATTCTGACGGATACAGCTCCGAACACTGAATTAGCACGCGTTTCAAAGAAAGGTCTCCGCGCCGATCAAGTGAAAGGCCTCATGGCAATGGCTGCCCAGTCAAGTCGTGGTGTGCAGACTTTTCGATTTGATCGATTGAGCTTAGGCGGAGAAGGCGCTCTTCATTACAAGGATCGCTTTTTTGGTCCAGTAGTTGGAACCCTCTATTCACTCAATGAGACAACACTGAAAATTGGCGTCCAGTTTGCTTTTTTGGGCGATGGAAAACGTGTCCCCAGTGACCCTAAAAAACTAAAGAACACGCTCAAATGGCCTCGTCTAACTGCGGTTCTGGAAATGCGTTCCCAAGGAGCCCCTGATAATTTTAAAGCCATTGGACGACCACAAGCAGTTCTACCTCCTGATTATTATGTAAGTTATCGTATTGAGGACTGGGACCCTTCACAGCAGCGTGAGCTACGCGTGCGATTTATAGACGATGGGGAAAAGGAATACTTTTACCCTATTTCAATTGATAGTGAGCCTGAAAGCTCGCTGACCGCCGGCACAGTTTCATGCATGGGAGTCATGGGAATGCCCGCACTCCAGCCAGGTCCTACTCCTAAATCGGGAGAATCATTAGTAGGCCGCTGGACTCCGGCAAACGTTTGGGCTCCATTTACTGGCATTACCGATGGGCTTTTACATGACGATGCCGATATTCTCTTCTTTACCGGCGATCAGCTTTATGAAAGCGAACCCACCTGGGCAGATCAGTCAGTCAATCCCATCGAAGACTTCTTCTACAAGTTCTTTATTTGGCACTGGTCCTTTCAACAAATTACCAGCTCACGTCCCTGTATTCTTCAAACTGACGATCATGATGTCTATCAGGGCAATATCTGGGGAGGCGGTGGCTATATCAATACATCAGGAAATTACTGGAGAGGCGGCTATTTACGTTCTCTATCTTTTGTCAATATGGTGCAACGGGTAATGACCGCCCATAATCCGGATGCCATTGAACCAATGTCCATTGAGACTGGAATGACAAATTACTATACGTCATTTTCTTATGGAGGTGTAGATTTCTTTGTGCTCGAAGACCGGAAATTCAAAAGCAACCCATCACAGAACGATGTGGAGCAACAGGAACTTTTAGGACCAAAGCAAGAGATGCACCTAATGGAATGGGCTCAGAAAGAATCTCCCAATCCGGTGAAGTGCGTCATCAGTCAAACTATTTATGCCAGTATTTCCCGTAAAGCGGATGGAACGAAATCCACGGAACGTGACACAAACAGCTGGCCTCCAGGTCCGAGATCTCGCTTGATTGAGGTGTTGGGTGAGAATGGTGTTTTTGTTATCTCAGGTGACCAGCACTTGGCAACGTTTGCACGCGTCGGAGTAAAATCACCTGATGATGGATTCTATCAATTTGCAGCTCCCCCGGCGGGAAATCACTTCTGGCGGTGGTTCTACCCTGCTGAAAAATCACCGGACGATGTGCTTGGCGAATACAAGGACGGGCATGGTAATCCATTTGAATTGCTGGCCGTTGTAAACCCTGCGCCAGCCGATGTGACTGCTCAAGGTTTACGAGCCAAACATATAGTGAGCGAAGCGGAGTATGCCGAGGGCATTGGCCTGGAAATGCGAACTGCTCTGGGCGACGGATATGGCATTATTCGATTTGACCACTTGAAGGAACAACTTCAAGTCGAAGCCTGGTCCTGGGAAACCCGGATTGAGCACTCTGAACCTTATCCAGGTTGGCCAATCACATTATCCTATGAAGAGCTCTGA
- a CDS encoding right-handed parallel beta-helix repeat-containing protein: protein MKSSDLMTKLPFIIYVILGMLPRVLFGNQTAETPFSDSGWKWKLGGKTDNVLVSDDSVLLKNTPDDPNWLQGIILEPGQLEPEGDYRLTFDYSFAGQNSPKGFGYVLIRDQSYKQGAGDQWKRFSASDGQKGSIDFSFRSFKSHNTALIIGLNNFGSYRISNLRLVRLEQPAWQVYPASATIGPTQLLDTEITGAPEFEIQQPKTEGSLHLNLNDTRKTGQSDFEAINSALKIAKEQGATRLTIPPGDYHLPEGLPLVIEGFTDFHLVAKGVRFVFSGNESRQLDTNPHGFVLRHNYRFKLEGLRVAWDSEAWPLSHLGVVKSINKKTGVVEIRLSQSIPASVPADRLFLREVHAVEKEPPHFFRPSAGFRSSHESIDISSEHDHIFVNYGTDCERFQVGATYLLRNYNYQRHAFACESNRHLTFLDVDIEGFPGSGYQFYGHQEYWQMIDCDIIPPEGSFISTSADGVHVRQSQGHFKMINCRFSRCGDDGVNIHDNVSAGIEMVDAHTLTALNVLSWRNPFSVGDTIEIRSPSLAPIGFKSRLSAVSRLDDKRVNLTFEHRLPAGLSPRSILFNREYDSANYLIENCYFALNRARGILLHSNNGTVRNCHFYYNQSAAIRAQIDIEERWAEGTGIHNLIIQDNIFEGVNRFGWHAGVAIVLEIIIPGGQVTEPLLRNIAIVGNEFSNLHGAAIWAKNVENLIITKNHIASENSTTKGPYHSTNQIIIE, encoded by the coding sequence ATGAAGAGCTCTGACTTAATGACAAAGTTGCCATTCATTATATATGTTATTTTAGGCATGCTCCCACGTGTTCTTTTCGGGAACCAGACAGCAGAAACGCCTTTCAGTGACAGCGGATGGAAGTGGAAACTAGGTGGCAAAACAGATAACGTTTTGGTTTCTGATGATTCAGTCCTCTTGAAAAATACACCGGACGATCCCAACTGGCTTCAAGGAATCATTTTGGAGCCAGGTCAATTAGAGCCGGAAGGCGACTATCGTCTGACTTTCGATTACTCGTTTGCAGGACAGAACTCACCCAAGGGTTTTGGCTATGTTCTGATTCGCGACCAGAGCTACAAACAAGGTGCTGGAGACCAATGGAAACGGTTCAGTGCATCAGACGGCCAGAAAGGATCAATCGATTTCAGTTTCCGTAGTTTTAAAAGTCACAACACAGCACTCATTATCGGGCTCAATAATTTTGGCAGCTATCGTATCAGTAATCTACGCCTAGTGCGCTTGGAGCAGCCAGCGTGGCAAGTATATCCTGCTAGTGCTACGATAGGACCGACTCAGTTGCTCGATACTGAAATTACTGGAGCGCCAGAATTTGAGATTCAGCAACCGAAAACAGAAGGTAGCCTTCACCTAAACCTAAATGATACCCGCAAGACAGGTCAGAGTGATTTTGAGGCTATAAACTCAGCATTGAAGATAGCCAAGGAGCAAGGTGCCACACGACTGACCATTCCACCAGGCGACTATCATTTGCCGGAGGGTTTACCTCTCGTTATTGAGGGATTTACCGACTTCCATCTCGTCGCCAAGGGAGTTCGCTTTGTTTTCTCAGGTAATGAAAGCAGGCAATTAGACACGAATCCACACGGCTTTGTGCTGCGCCATAACTATCGTTTCAAGCTTGAAGGACTTCGCGTTGCCTGGGATTCTGAAGCCTGGCCACTCTCCCACTTGGGTGTAGTGAAATCGATCAATAAGAAAACAGGTGTGGTGGAGATCCGTCTGAGTCAGTCAATACCCGCTTCTGTTCCTGCTGATAGATTATTTCTTCGAGAAGTACACGCTGTTGAAAAGGAGCCACCTCACTTCTTCCGTCCCAGCGCCGGATTCAGAAGCTCTCATGAATCCATCGATATCAGCAGTGAGCATGACCATATTTTTGTTAATTACGGCACCGACTGCGAACGTTTCCAAGTAGGTGCGACCTACTTGTTGAGAAATTACAATTATCAAAGACATGCATTCGCATGCGAGAGTAATCGGCATTTGACATTTCTTGATGTTGACATTGAAGGGTTTCCGGGAAGTGGATACCAATTCTACGGTCATCAGGAATACTGGCAGATGATCGATTGTGATATCATTCCGCCTGAAGGAAGTTTCATATCAACAAGTGCTGACGGTGTCCATGTGCGTCAGTCGCAAGGGCACTTTAAAATGATAAATTGTCGATTCAGTCGTTGCGGCGACGATGGAGTAAACATACATGACAATGTTTCAGCCGGTATCGAGATGGTGGATGCGCATACTCTGACTGCGTTGAACGTGCTCAGCTGGCGCAACCCATTTTCTGTTGGCGACACAATCGAAATCCGTTCGCCCAGCCTTGCCCCTATTGGTTTTAAGTCGCGCCTGAGTGCGGTGAGTCGCCTCGATGATAAACGCGTCAATCTAACTTTTGAACATCGCCTCCCAGCTGGACTCTCTCCCAGGTCCATACTTTTCAATCGAGAATATGATTCAGCTAATTACTTGATCGAAAATTGTTATTTTGCTCTCAATCGAGCACGAGGAATACTTTTGCACTCCAATAATGGGACAGTCCGCAACTGTCATTTCTATTATAATCAATCAGCAGCTATACGTGCACAGATCGACATAGAAGAACGGTGGGCAGAAGGAACAGGCATCCATAACCTCATCATTCAGGATAATATTTTTGAAGGGGTAAATCGCTTTGGCTGGCATGCCGGCGTAGCAATCGTCCTTGAAATCATCATTCCAGGTGGCCAGGTGACAGAACCCTTGCTACGAAATATCGCCATCGTGGGCAATGAATTCAGCAATCTCCACGGTGCGGCGATTTGGGCTAAGAACGTTGAAAACCTAATCATTACAAAAAACCATATAGCCTCCGAAAACTCTACCACCAAAGGCCCATACCATAGCACCAATCAAATCATTATCGAATAA